A section of the Bacillota bacterium genome encodes:
- a CDS encoding methyl-accepting chemotaxis protein — translation MTASADEVQKAVQAMAAVSEQTASASEEVSASTGQMSSAIEQIAASAQDLAKMAADLEKLVARFSV, via the coding sequence GATGACTGCGTCCGCGGACGAGGTGCAAAAGGCGGTGCAAGCCATGGCCGCAGTGTCGGAACAGACCGCAAGCGCGTCAGAAGAGGTCTCCGCGTCCACGGGACAGATGAGCTCAGCAATAGAGCAAATAGCCGCCTCCGCCCAAGACCTCGCGAAGATGGCGGCCGACCTCGAAAAGCTCGTGGCCAGGTTCAGTGTGTAA